From the genome of Papaver somniferum cultivar HN1 chromosome 2, ASM357369v1, whole genome shotgun sequence, one region includes:
- the LOC113351571 gene encoding putative nuclease HARBI1, whose translation MKCLCKGIAADSTDDYVRIGAPTVYMYVKRFTGVIVCRFGPRYMRLPIREDTERLLAENAARGFPGMLGSVDCMHFRWKNFPTAWAGTFRGNEKKPTMILEVVASYDRWFWHGFFGMPGSNNDLNVLTQSPLFDKMVNGLAAPCNYRINGHKYDKGYYLADNIYPRLSYIVQSFKILLPNQPANTLFNKYQQAKRKDVERAFGTLQNKFQITKKPSFYWDREHINFIIKDCLILHNMVIENERRNLDWDQVVNEPIRQVTGIPRSYHELRNDEAYLQLRNDLVQHIWIRHGLGIRDGEMPPESPPPPPNDFDGSDGELDPTDVYPPEQLQSFFRKISKNIFSLFS comes from the coding sequence ATGAAATGTCTGTGTAAAGGTATAGCCGCTGATAGCACAGATGATTATGTCCGTATTGGAGCGCCAACCGTCTATATGTATGTGAAGAGGTTTACCGGGGTAATTGTTTGCCGCTTTGGTCCAAGGTACATGCGACTTCCTATAAGAGAAGACACAGAAAGACTATTGGCAGAAAATGCGGCTAGAGGGTTTCCTGGAATGCTTGGAagtgttgattgtatgcattTTCGGTGGAAGAATTTTCCAACAGCATGGGCAGGTACGTTCCGTGGGAATGAGAAAAAACCTACCATGATCTTAGAAGTCGTGGCATCATATGATcggtggttttggcatggtttctttGGAATGCCAGGGTCGAACAACGACTTGAACGTCTTGACTCAATCTCCACTTTTTGATAAGATGGTTAATGGTTTAGCTGCTCCTTGTAATTACCGCATCAATGGCCACAAATACGACAAGGGTTACTACTTGGCAGATAATATATATCCACGATTGTCTTATATTGTGCAGTCATTCAAAATTCTTCTTCCAAATCAGCCAGCTAATACGTTGTTCAATAAATACCAACAAGCAAAGAGAAAGGATGTTGAAAGAGCTTTTGGAACTCTCCAAAACAAGTTCCAAATAACAAAAAAGCCATCATTTTACTGGGATAGGGAGCATATAAACTTTATTATCAAGGATTGTTTGATtttgcataacatggtcattgagaATGAAAGACGTAACTTAGATTGGGATCAAGTCGTGAACGAACCAATACGACAGGTTACTGGAATACCGAGGTCATACCACGAGTTAAGGAATGATGAGGCATATCTTCAACTCCGCAATGATCTCGTTCAACACATTTGGATACGACATGGACTAGGTATCAGAGACGGTGAAATGCCACCAGAATCTCCCCCTCCGCCACCAAATGATTTTGACGGTTCAGATGGTGAACTCGATCCTACTGATGTTTACCCACCAGAACAACTTCAGTCTTTTTTTCGTAAAATTTCGAAGAACATCTTTAGTCTTTTTTCTTAA